In a genomic window of Desulfobotulus mexicanus:
- a CDS encoding cation:proton antiporter subunit C, producing MDAVAYFVGKYNYWGCIFLFFLGMYAMISKTNLVKKIIGLFIFQTSIILFFISASFKHDATLPILMEESKGAIDPVMYLNPLPHVLMLTAIVVAVATLGVALTLTVKVYRIYGTLEEDEINRVIQSH from the coding sequence ATGGACGCTGTTGCCTATTTTGTCGGAAAATACAACTACTGGGGCTGTATCTTCCTTTTCTTTCTTGGAATGTACGCCATGATTTCCAAAACAAACCTTGTGAAAAAGATTATCGGACTGTTTATTTTTCAAACATCCATCATCCTTTTTTTTATATCCGCATCCTTCAAGCATGATGCCACCCTGCCCATTCTTATGGAGGAAAGCAAGGGAGCCATTGACCCTGTAATGTACCTGAACCCCCTGCCCCATGTTCTCATGCTTACGGCCATTGTAGTTGCCGTGGCAACCCTGGGCGTAGCCCTGACTCTGACTGTAAAGGTCTATAGAATATACGGTACCCTCGAGGAAGATGAAATTAACCGTGTCATTCAGTCCCACTGA
- a CDS encoding Na(+)/H(+) antiporter subunit B, producing the protein MKKLALILCVFAGGILLINAHYLPMWGDPESPASAHLSPFFIENAYAHTNAPNMVAVVLADYRSYDTMFEAAVVLAAGLACFFLLRSRGKGRKGGPHYYRHIPTGATIRIDEKGKLPREDSKAFRPIDALWTPYDPIIRTTCRCLIPFLQIYSLYVLAHGHYSPGGGFQAGVVLGATIILLAISHNLKTSIQRMSERTAALWSIIGVAIFAGTGLICLLLGMDYLNYEILAPFLLSDAVMARSHSILIVEIGVTMAVMAVMVWIYYNLSSAGQQDEGL; encoded by the coding sequence TTGAAAAAACTAGCCCTTATACTTTGTGTTTTTGCTGGCGGAATCCTCTTAATAAACGCACACTATCTGCCCATGTGGGGAGATCCTGAATCACCTGCCAGTGCGCACCTGTCCCCTTTTTTTATTGAAAATGCCTATGCGCATACCAATGCTCCCAACATGGTGGCCGTAGTGCTGGCTGACTATCGCTCTTATGACACCATGTTTGAGGCAGCTGTTGTTCTCGCTGCCGGACTGGCATGCTTTTTTCTGCTCCGCTCAAGGGGCAAGGGCAGAAAAGGCGGACCGCACTACTACAGACATATTCCAACAGGCGCAACTATTCGAATTGATGAAAAAGGAAAGCTCCCCCGCGAGGATTCCAAAGCATTCAGGCCCATAGACGCACTATGGACACCCTATGACCCGATAATAAGAACCACATGCCGCTGTCTCATTCCTTTTCTTCAGATATATTCCCTCTATGTGCTGGCCCATGGTCATTACAGTCCCGGAGGCGGATTTCAGGCAGGTGTTGTTCTTGGAGCCACAATAATTCTGCTGGCCATCAGCCACAACCTGAAAACATCCATCCAGCGCATGAGCGAACGCACAGCCGCCCTCTGGTCCATCATCGGAGTGGCCATATTCGCAGGTACCGGCCTTATATGTCTTCTTCTTGGCATGGATTATCTCAATTATGAGATTCTGGCTCCTTTCCTCCTGAGCGATGCAGTCATGGCACGGTCCCACAGCATTCTTATTGTGGAAATCGGAGTGACTATGGCAGTCATGGCCGTTATGGTCTGGATCTACTACAACCTGTCTTCCGCAGGACAGCAGGACGAGGGACTCTGA
- a CDS encoding Na(+)/H(+) antiporter subunit B, with protein sequence MITLDIIVFTLIIFCAIGALTVKDLMAAAIVTSAYSFLICLLLAVMGAVDVAFTEATVGAGVSTVFFVATVFQTTRRTKD encoded by the coding sequence ATGATCACCCTTGATATCATAGTCTTCACCCTTATTATCTTCTGCGCCATTGGAGCCCTTACAGTGAAGGATCTCATGGCAGCCGCCATTGTTACCAGTGCATACAGCTTTCTAATCTGCCTGCTGCTGGCCGTCATGGGGGCTGTGGATGTGGCCTTTACCGAAGCAACCGTAGGGGCCGGTGTCAGTACAGTCTTTTTTGTTGCAACGGTTTTCCAGACCACAAGGAGGACCAAAGATTGA
- the mnhG gene encoding monovalent cation/H(+) antiporter subunit G, whose translation MIIFDILIALLLIAGCIFVLGGALGILRMPDFYTRLHAASLLDTTALVCLLGAALLYVLSQHPDMHGIITSLKIILIAVFVFITSPTATHAIADAGRRAGMKPWTRHDGGKSP comes from the coding sequence ATGATTATTTTTGACATTCTCATTGCCCTGCTCCTGATAGCGGGCTGCATCTTTGTTCTGGGAGGTGCTTTGGGCATTCTGCGCATGCCGGACTTCTATACAAGGCTTCATGCAGCCAGCCTTCTGGATACCACAGCCCTTGTATGCCTGCTGGGAGCTGCCCTACTCTATGTACTGTCGCAGCACCCTGACATGCACGGCATCATCACAAGCCTGAAAATTATTCTCATTGCCGTTTTTGTCTTTATTACCAGCCCCACAGCCACCCACGCCATAGCAGATGCCGGCAGACGGGCGGGGATGAAACCATGGACCCGCCACGACGGAGGGAAAAGCCCATGA
- a CDS encoding monovalent cation/H+ antiporter complex subunit F, whose protein sequence is MFIDTLFNTAAIFIAMAMAAGLYRAVRGPTSLDHIIGVNAIGSKTTPLLIIIGVMYQRVDMLVDIALAYAMLNFIAVLAASRYFQKRRGLHEDPAPPSQNPDKG, encoded by the coding sequence ATGTTCATAGACACCCTTTTCAATACTGCAGCCATCTTTATAGCCATGGCAATGGCTGCGGGTCTTTACCGTGCCGTACGGGGGCCAACAAGCCTTGACCACATCATCGGCGTCAATGCCATCGGATCAAAAACCACCCCTCTTCTGATCATCATTGGTGTCATGTATCAGCGGGTGGACATGCTTGTGGACATTGCCCTGGCCTACGCCATGCTCAACTTCATTGCCGTACTGGCTGCCTCCCGCTATTTTCAGAAAAGACGGGGATTGCACGAGGATCCAGCGCCCCCTTCACAAAACCCGGACAAAGGATAA
- a CDS encoding Na+/H+ antiporter subunit E, which translates to MIPTDSPPKPSKGPALLLTWCVLMLTWMLLSGMFDLFHLGLGAISSALVAWFSHDLLFPNGLKGHSPALWYRFFLYIGWLLWQILLSGIHVLKLVFHPDLKEKINPHIIRFQTRIQNETGKVTFGNSITLTPGTITLSIASSGRFTVHALDRQSSESLPGEMEQRIARTFGE; encoded by the coding sequence GTGATACCCACAGACAGCCCCCCCAAACCCAGCAAAGGCCCCGCCCTGCTACTCACATGGTGCGTCCTAATGCTGACATGGATGCTTCTTTCCGGGATGTTCGATCTTTTTCATCTGGGACTGGGTGCCATTTCCTCAGCCCTTGTGGCTTGGTTTTCCCATGATCTGCTTTTCCCCAATGGCCTGAAAGGACACAGTCCTGCCCTCTGGTACCGCTTCTTCTTATACATCGGCTGGCTCCTCTGGCAGATTCTCCTGTCAGGCATCCACGTTCTTAAACTGGTGTTTCATCCTGATCTCAAAGAAAAAATAAACCCCCATATCATCCGCTTCCAGACCCGGATACAAAATGAGACCGGGAAGGTGACCTTCGGCAATTCCATTACCCTGACACCGGGAACCATAACCCTTTCCATTGCATCCTCTGGCAGGTTCACCGTCCACGCCCTGGACAGACAATCAAGTGAGTCCCTGCCCGGTGAAATGGAGCAACGCATCGCCCGGACCTTTGGAGAATAA
- a CDS encoding ABC transporter substrate-binding protein: protein MKKIGLTIICTLALVCFGAGSLFAKEIKLAFDSDPVSLDPHMQLSGGMLMYSHQVFDPLVRWTQEMEYEPRLAEKWERIDDLTMRFHLRKGVKFHSGNPFTAKDVAWTMNRLKESQDFRGLFEAFVEARPVDDHTVDLITDRPYGLVLSLATYIFPMDSVFYTGTDAQGQSKGLINKTGPSFANVNASGTGPFMVTARQHGVRTVFDRFEGYWDKNSPGNVSRMILTPIRNDATRVAALLSGDVDFIVPVPPQDQDRIERHNDVKLVTMSGTRIIMLQMNQKRRPEFQDARVRQAIVYAVNNKGIVDRIMRGRATVAGQQSPKGYSGYNEKLVPRYDLDKARKLMKEAGYEKGFEVTMIAPNDRYVNDARIAEAIVPMLARINIRVNLQTMPKAQYWDEFDAQVADIQLIGWHSDTEDSGNFTEYLAMCPNVETGYGQYNSGNYCNPKVDALTLACQTETDMEKRNAMLREIEQILYDDAAFVPLHWQDLSWAARKNLEIEKIVNVQDFPYFGDLVVK from the coding sequence ATGAAAAAGATTGGTTTAACCATTATATGCACCCTGGCCCTGGTCTGTTTCGGTGCGGGTTCTTTATTTGCAAAGGAAATAAAACTGGCTTTTGACTCGGATCCGGTGTCCCTGGATCCCCACATGCAGCTTTCCGGTGGTATGCTGATGTATTCCCATCAGGTCTTTGATCCTCTGGTTCGCTGGACCCAGGAAATGGAGTATGAGCCCCGTCTTGCGGAAAAATGGGAACGTATTGATGATCTTACCATGCGTTTTCATCTGCGCAAAGGGGTAAAATTTCATTCAGGAAATCCCTTTACTGCCAAAGACGTGGCCTGGACCATGAACCGGCTCAAGGAAAGTCAGGATTTTCGGGGTTTGTTTGAGGCCTTTGTGGAAGCCCGTCCTGTAGATGATCATACGGTGGACCTTATCACGGACCGGCCCTATGGTCTGGTCTTAAGCCTTGCCACCTATATTTTCCCCATGGACAGTGTTTTTTACACAGGCACCGATGCGCAGGGGCAGTCCAAAGGGCTTATTAACAAGACCGGCCCCAGTTTTGCCAATGTCAATGCTTCGGGTACAGGCCCCTTCATGGTAACTGCCCGTCAGCACGGGGTCCGTACGGTTTTTGATCGTTTTGAAGGATACTGGGATAAAAATTCTCCGGGAAATGTTTCCCGGATGATTCTGACCCCCATACGTAATGATGCTACCCGTGTGGCTGCCCTGCTTTCCGGAGATGTGGACTTTATTGTTCCCGTGCCTCCCCAGGATCAGGACCGGATTGAGCGTCATAATGATGTGAAGCTTGTCACCATGTCAGGTACCCGCATTATCATGCTGCAGATGAACCAGAAGCGCAGGCCTGAATTCCAGGATGCAAGGGTCAGGCAGGCCATTGTCTATGCGGTGAACAACAAGGGCATTGTGGACCGCATCATGCGGGGGCGTGCCACGGTGGCTGGGCAGCAGAGCCCCAAAGGTTATTCCGGTTATAATGAAAAACTGGTTCCCCGTTATGATCTGGACAAGGCCCGGAAGCTGATGAAGGAAGCCGGTTATGAAAAGGGCTTTGAAGTTACCATGATAGCCCCCAATGATCGCTATGTTAATGATGCCCGAATTGCAGAAGCCATTGTGCCCATGCTGGCCCGTATCAATATAAGGGTGAATCTCCAGACCATGCCCAAGGCCCAGTACTGGGATGAATTTGATGCCCAGGTGGCGGATATTCAGCTCATCGGATGGCATTCAGATACGGAAGACTCCGGTAACTTTACGGAGTACCTTGCCATGTGTCCCAATGTTGAAACTGGCTATGGTCAGTACAACTCCGGCAATTATTGCAACCCGAAGGTGGATGCGCTGACCCTGGCCTGTCAGACGGAAACGGACATGGAAAAGCGCAATGCCATGCTTAGGGAAATCGAGCAGATTCTTTATGATGATGCGGCCTTTGTTCCTTTGCACTGGCAGGATCTTTCCTGGGCTGCCAGAAAAAATCTTGAAATTGAAAAGATTGTGAATGTACAGGATTTCCCCTATTTCGGGGATCTTGTGGTTAAATAA
- a CDS encoding ABC transporter permease, with the protein MFAFLVRRISQAVFVMLVISLLGFSIRHQIGDPVRDLVGVSVSVAEREALRDELGLNDPFHVQYLRFLKGILKGDLGQSFFFKKPALDVILAKMPATLELVFCAGVIIVVFSIPLGMYAAIRPRSFFSRIIMGGSIVGVSIPVFLTAILLIYLFSVILGWLPSYGRGDLVMVGGWQTGMLTVDGWLHLILPSIALSSIMLPLFIRLIRSEMMEVLETEYIKFAHAKGLSKIRVWLVHGFRNTLLPVITVGGVQIGTMIAFTILTETVFQWHGMGFMFLEAVQRADTSLLVAYLMVVGFLFVVVNTLVDILYGIVNPKVRVSGRQ; encoded by the coding sequence ATGTTTGCATTCCTTGTGCGCCGGATCAGTCAGGCGGTGTTTGTCATGCTGGTGATCAGTCTTCTGGGTTTTTCAATCCGGCATCAGATTGGAGATCCTGTTAGGGATCTGGTGGGCGTCAGTGTCTCCGTTGCAGAACGTGAGGCCCTGCGGGATGAACTGGGCCTGAATGATCCATTTCATGTACAGTATCTCCGTTTTTTAAAGGGTATTCTTAAAGGAGATCTGGGCCAGTCCTTTTTCTTTAAAAAACCAGCACTGGATGTGATTCTGGCCAAGATGCCCGCCACGCTGGAGCTTGTATTCTGCGCCGGGGTGATTATCGTGGTTTTTTCCATTCCTCTGGGTATGTATGCCGCCATACGGCCCAGAAGTTTTTTCTCAAGAATCATCATGGGTGGCAGTATTGTGGGGGTTTCCATACCTGTTTTCCTTACTGCTATCCTTCTGATCTATCTTTTCTCCGTGATTCTGGGCTGGCTGCCCTCATACGGGCGGGGGGATCTGGTCATGGTGGGTGGCTGGCAGACGGGTATGCTTACCGTAGATGGCTGGTTGCACCTTATTTTGCCCTCCATTGCCCTTTCTTCCATTATGCTGCCCCTTTTCATCCGTCTGATCCGTTCGGAAATGATGGAAGTACTTGAAACGGAATATATCAAGTTTGCCCATGCCAAGGGGCTTTCGAAGATCAGGGTGTGGCTGGTGCATGGTTTCAGAAATACCCTGCTTCCCGTTATTACCGTGGGGGGGGTGCAGATCGGCACCATGATTGCCTTTACCATTCTCACGGAAACGGTATTTCAGTGGCATGGCATGGGTTTTATGTTTCTGGAGGCGGTGCAGCGTGCGGACACCTCTCTTCTGGTGGCCTACCTTATGGTGGTGGGCTTTCTCTTTGTGGTGGTGAATACCCTGGTGGATATTCTCTACGGTATTGTTAACCCCAAGGTTCGGGTATCAGGCAGGCAATAA
- a CDS encoding ABC transporter permease produces MTRWQAFKDSYFLYSFKRDKVAVTSFVIFLLLLVMAFSAPWTAPHNPYDTATIDIMDSNLPPAWMDEGETRFVLGTDIQGRDLLSTMMYGMRVSILIGLGAVVLQAVLGIFIGLVAGYAGGRVDAFLMRLADVQLSFSTLMVAIFISAIFQTAFGAGRYEQMAVPILILVIGLAEWPQYARTVRASVLGEKGKEYVEAARVIGLPSMRIMFRHILPNTLSPVLVISTVQVANAVMSEAALSFLGLGMPVTRPSLGSLINSGFEYIFSGSWWITLFPGFLLVLLVLVINLLGDWLRDVLNPKLYKG; encoded by the coding sequence ATGACACGCTGGCAGGCATTCAAAGATTCCTATTTTCTATACAGTTTCAAAAGAGACAAGGTGGCGGTAACAAGTTTTGTTATCTTTTTGCTGCTTCTGGTGATGGCTTTTTCCGCACCCTGGACAGCCCCCCACAATCCCTATGACACAGCCACCATAGACATCATGGATTCCAACCTTCCTCCGGCCTGGATGGATGAAGGAGAAACCAGATTTGTTCTGGGAACGGATATTCAGGGCAGGGATCTGCTTTCCACCATGATGTACGGCATGCGGGTGTCCATTCTCATCGGGCTGGGTGCTGTGGTGTTGCAGGCAGTGCTGGGGATCTTCATCGGCCTTGTGGCGGGTTATGCGGGAGGAAGGGTGGATGCCTTTCTCATGCGCCTTGCGGATGTGCAGCTCTCCTTTTCCACCCTCATGGTTGCCATTTTCATATCTGCAATATTCCAGACGGCCTTTGGTGCCGGACGCTATGAGCAGATGGCCGTACCAATTCTGATCCTTGTGATCGGTCTTGCGGAGTGGCCCCAGTATGCCAGAACCGTGCGGGCTTCTGTGCTGGGGGAAAAGGGAAAGGAGTATGTGGAGGCGGCCCGTGTGATCGGTCTTCCTTCCATGCGTATCATGTTTCGGCATATTCTTCCCAATACCCTGTCTCCGGTGCTGGTTATTTCCACGGTACAGGTGGCCAATGCCGTAATGAGTGAGGCGGCCCTTTCCTTTCTGGGGCTGGGGATGCCCGTGACCCGTCCTTCCTTAGGCTCCCTCATCAATTCCGGTTTTGAGTACATTTTTTCCGGATCCTGGTGGATTACCCTGTTTCCGGGTTTTTTGCTGGTGCTGCTGGTGCTGGTGATCAATCTTTTGGGGGACTGGTTGCGTGATGTGCTTAACCCCAAGCTTTACAAGGGATAG
- a CDS encoding ABC transporter ATP-binding protein, with translation MNHLLEIRELEVRFALRSGDLTAINRIGFILEKGERMGLVGESGAGKSVTGFSILNLISKPGYIAGGSILFRGRDLAAFTPEEMRSVRGNRISMIFQDPMMTLNPVMTIGDQMTEGLMAHRKISRASAEALAVEKLQAVHIPSPEARLRQYPHEFSGGMRQRIVIAIALLTDPDLIIADEPTTALDVTIQAEIMDLLLELCTLKDMAMILITHDLGVVSQVTEKIAVMYAGRIVETGSTENIVARPQHPYTQGLIRALPGSREPGSRLYQIPGSMPNLSAIPKGCAFNPRCERAEEICRQEVPELLKRGAFQRLVACHMVGV, from the coding sequence ATGAATCATCTGCTTGAAATCAGGGAGCTTGAGGTGCGTTTTGCCCTGCGTTCCGGAGATCTGACCGCCATTAACCGCATTGGCTTTATCCTTGAAAAGGGTGAGCGAATGGGGCTTGTGGGAGAATCCGGGGCGGGAAAGTCCGTGACGGGTTTTTCCATTTTAAATCTCATCAGCAAGCCGGGTTACATTGCCGGAGGAAGTATTCTTTTCCGGGGAAGGGATCTGGCGGCTTTTACGCCTGAGGAGATGCGTTCAGTTCGGGGAAACCGCATCAGCATGATTTTTCAGGATCCCATGATGACCCTGAATCCTGTCATGACCATCGGGGATCAGATGACAGAAGGTCTCATGGCCCACAGAAAGATTTCCCGTGCTTCCGCAGAAGCCCTTGCCGTGGAGAAGCTGCAGGCCGTGCACATACCTTCCCCAGAAGCCCGGCTGCGTCAGTATCCCCATGAGTTTTCAGGGGGCATGCGTCAGCGCATCGTTATTGCCATTGCCCTCCTCACGGACCCGGATCTCATCATTGCTGATGAACCCACCACGGCTCTGGATGTGACCATTCAGGCTGAAATCATGGATCTTCTTCTGGAGCTTTGTACCCTGAAGGATATGGCCATGATTCTCATTACCCATGATCTGGGGGTGGTGAGTCAGGTGACGGAAAAGATTGCCGTAATGTATGCGGGCAGAATCGTGGAAACAGGCTCTACGGAAAATATTGTGGCCAGACCCCAGCATCCCTATACTCAGGGTCTTATCCGGGCTTTACCCGGCAGCAGGGAACCCGGCAGCAGGTTGTATCAGATTCCCGGATCCATGCCCAATCTTTCTGCAATTCCAAAGGGATGTGCCTTTAATCCCCGTTGTGAAAGGGCAGAGGAAATCTGTCGTCAGGAAGTGCCTGAGCTTTTGAAGAGGGGCGCTTTTCAGCGGCTGGTGGCCTGTCATATGGTGGGTGTGTGA
- a CDS encoding ABC transporter ATP-binding protein, whose protein sequence is MLEKSALVTLNKVVKHFDISGGFLEQLRFKGFRPRLEQKKVHAINDVSLAIEPGEILSVVGESGCGKSTLARTVMGLYAPDSGEIYYENTRIDTLDSSQMLVHRKKMQMIFQDPYASLNPRMTVRQTLEEPLRFHQPSISEGEVKDRVAEVMEQVGVNPVWGERYPHEFSGGQRQRVSIARALMVDPEFIVADEPISALDVSIQAQILNLLMEAREQRGLTYMIITHDLSVVAHVSTRVAVMYLGTLCEVAPAANLFETAKHPYTRALLSAIPKLGQKKPQHIKLKGEVPTPILLPSGCVFHGRCLYANERCRREVPRLLALSSGVQVACHGVEEGRVLD, encoded by the coding sequence ATGCTTGAAAAATCAGCCCTTGTGACCCTGAACAAGGTGGTCAAGCATTTTGATATATCCGGTGGATTTCTGGAACAGCTTCGTTTCAAGGGGTTTCGTCCCCGGCTGGAACAGAAAAAAGTGCATGCCATCAATGATGTGAGCCTTGCCATAGAGCCGGGAGAGATCCTGAGCGTTGTGGGAGAATCAGGCTGCGGAAAGTCCACTCTGGCCCGTACGGTTATGGGGCTTTATGCTCCTGATTCCGGGGAAATCTACTATGAAAATACCCGCATCGATACCCTGGACAGCTCGCAGATGCTGGTACACCGTAAAAAAATGCAGATGATTTTTCAGGACCCTTACGCATCCCTGAACCCCCGCATGACGGTACGGCAGACCCTTGAAGAGCCTTTGCGTTTTCATCAACCCTCCATCTCCGAGGGTGAGGTGAAGGACAGGGTGGCAGAAGTGATGGAGCAGGTGGGGGTGAATCCTGTGTGGGGTGAGCGTTATCCCCATGAGTTTTCCGGGGGACAGCGTCAGCGGGTTTCCATTGCACGGGCCCTGATGGTGGATCCTGAGTTCATTGTGGCGGACGAACCCATATCCGCTCTGGACGTGTCCATTCAGGCGCAGATTCTGAATCTTCTCATGGAGGCCAGAGAGCAGCGGGGTCTGACCTATATGATTATTACCCATGACCTTTCCGTGGTGGCCCATGTGTCCACCCGGGTGGCGGTGATGTATCTGGGAACACTTTGTGAGGTGGCTCCGGCGGCCAATCTTTTTGAAACGGCAAAGCATCCTTATACAAGGGCGCTTCTTTCCGCCATTCCGAAGCTGGGTCAGAAAAAACCCCAGCATATCAAGCTTAAGGGAGAAGTCCCAACCCCCATTCTTTTGCCTTCGGGCTGTGTTTTCCATGGCCGCTGTCTTTATGCCAATGAGCGCTGCCGCAGGGAAGTTCCCCGGCTTCTGGCTTTAAGTTCAGGTGTGCAGGTGGCCTGTCATGGCGTGGAGGAAGGAAGGGTGCTGGACTGA
- a CDS encoding hemolysin family protein: MTFHLILLFICLLLSGFFSSSETALFSISRARAHHMAKEGGRADKLILEMKSRPHRLLATILIGNNLVNVGGSAIATALAIQQFESNAIGIVTGIMTLMLLIFGEIIPKSLATQNNLLIARLVIFPIRWFSFICYPLIFLLDFVPLLTGRLQRLPTITEEELISIVEVGEEEGEIKEEEKEFIRNIFDFDDIPAYNIMTPRRDMFVADLEEKPDLPAILASGFSRVPLIEGSLDEVVGVMHVGDIFRFQTTHGRLPDFREIMRKPYFIPESKKIDTLLTQFKARKQHMAIVVDEYGGVCGLVTLEDVLEEIVGEISDESDKDEVLIKEVAEKEWVILGKIPVEDVNRVIPETLPESPDYDTLSGFLLHHIGRIPSEDQTFVVASYMISVMTMDGNRILKLRVKYAPPGMAAAEEEDQSSTLPSSTP; the protein is encoded by the coding sequence ATGACTTTCCATCTCATACTTCTTTTTATCTGTCTTTTGCTTTCAGGTTTTTTTTCCAGCTCGGAAACAGCCCTTTTTTCCATTTCCAGGGCCAGAGCCCATCACATGGCCAAGGAAGGGGGGCGAGCCGACAAACTGATCCTTGAAATGAAAAGCAGGCCCCACCGCCTGCTGGCAACAATCCTCATCGGCAACAACCTTGTCAACGTTGGAGGTTCGGCCATTGCCACAGCCCTTGCCATCCAGCAGTTTGAAAGCAATGCCATCGGTATAGTCACCGGTATCATGACCCTGATGCTGCTGATCTTCGGGGAAATCATACCCAAATCCCTGGCCACCCAGAACAATCTTCTCATTGCCCGCCTGGTAATCTTTCCCATTCGCTGGTTTTCCTTTATCTGTTACCCTTTGATTTTTCTTCTGGATTTTGTACCCCTGCTCACAGGACGGCTGCAGCGCCTGCCCACCATCACCGAAGAAGAACTCATTTCCATTGTGGAGGTAGGCGAAGAAGAGGGTGAAATCAAGGAAGAGGAAAAAGAATTTATACGCAATATTTTTGATTTCGATGATATACCTGCCTACAACATCATGACACCCAGAAGGGATATGTTTGTGGCGGATCTGGAAGAAAAACCTGATCTTCCGGCTATTCTGGCATCGGGTTTTTCCCGCGTCCCCCTCATCGAGGGCAGCCTTGACGAAGTGGTAGGAGTCATGCACGTGGGCGACATATTCCGCTTTCAGACCACCCATGGCCGGCTGCCGGATTTCAGGGAAATCATGCGCAAACCCTATTTCATCCCTGAGTCCAAAAAAATCGATACCCTGCTGACCCAGTTCAAGGCCAGAAAACAGCACATGGCCATTGTGGTGGATGAGTACGGCGGAGTTTGCGGTCTTGTAACCCTGGAAGATGTTCTGGAAGAGATTGTAGGAGAAATTTCCGATGAATCGGACAAGGACGAAGTTCTGATAAAGGAAGTGGCTGAAAAAGAGTGGGTGATTCTGGGTAAAATCCCTGTGGAGGATGTGAACAGGGTAATACCCGAAACCCTGCCCGAATCCCCGGACTACGATACCCTTTCAGGCTTTCTCCTGCACCACATCGGCCGTATCCCCAGCGAAGACCAGACCTTTGTGGTGGCTTCCTACATGATCAGCGTCATGACCATGGACGGCAACCGCATTCTGAAGCTGCGGGTCAAATATGCGCCTCCCGGTATGGCCGCAGCGGAAGAAGAAGATCAGTCCAGCACCCTTCCTTCCTCCACGCCATGA